The nucleotide sequence TGACCGAGCATTTTTCGCAAAGGTAGCCGCCCCGGTCAAAATCAAAGTACACGCGGGCCCCGCGGGGAGGCTGTCCGCAATTTAAACATCGTCTTAATTTTGGGTGAAATCCACTGATTTCAATAAAACGCATCAAAAATGCTTCAAAGTAATTTCGGTAATTTTCACTGGCGTTAATCCCTTCAAAAGAGGAAATGATGGTGTGGAAAAGACGCAGATTTCGTTCGCCCAGCAGCTGTGTGCGATAAATAATTTCGGCAATGATGCTCGCATATGAAAACCGGTCCAGATCATCTCTTAAATGTGAAAAGACTTTGACCAATTCGGCATTTGACAAGAACTGGAGTTCCCGGGTTTCCTTAAAATAATAAAGGATTCTCAGATAATTTAATCCATCCAAAAGAGCCCCAAATTTGCTTTTTGGGCTTCGAACGCCCTTTGCAATGAGTTGCAGCCGGCCGTACTCCTTGGAATAAACGGAAACAATTTTACTGGTTTCCTGAAAATCGTGTGTTTTCAGAACAATGGCTTCGGACTTTAGAATGGACATTTTTGTATTTTTGAATTAGGATAAATATTTAATAAAAAAGGTCACCATCGAGAAGTAAATAAGCAGCCCGAAAATATCATTTGAAGTGGTAATAAACGGACTTGTGGCCACAGCCGGATCAATCCCGATTTTTTTGAGCAGGAAGGGGATGAGTGCGCCCATAAATGCTGCATTCTCGATGACCACGATCATGGAGATGCCGATCATCACCCCTAATTTTGCATCGTGGAGCCAGAGACTGGAGATTGTAAAGACGAGTGTAGCCAGAAAAATTCCGTTAATAAAGGCTACCAGGAATTCGTGGAAAAGCCGTTTTCGGGTGTCGATCAGAGCAATTTCACCGGTTGCCAATCCACGAATCACCACCACCGCGGCCTGATTGCCGACATTTCCTCCGACGGCCATGATGAGGGGCACGAAAAAAACAACGGAAATCAGTTGGGCAATGGAGGCCTGAAACCGGCTCATCAGATATCCGGAAATAATTTCTCCGCCAAAAGCCACCAAAAGCCAGGGGAGCCGGGAGCGGCTCACCTTGAATGGTGACATCTCCGGAATATCGGTCTCGGTAATACCGGCCATCATCGTCATATCTTCGGAGGCTTCGTTTTCAATGACGTCCACCACATCGTCAATTGTGATCCGACCGACCAGCCGATCCTCTGAATCGACAACCGGTACAGAGACCAGGTCATATTTTTTTACGATTCGGGCAACTTCCTCCTGATCCATGTCTGTGTGTACGGAAATAATATCCGTGTCCATCACATCCTTCACGCGGGCCCCCGGCTTTGAAAGGATCAGTTTTTTCAGAGGAATTTCGCCCACAAGGCGTCCAAAATTATCGACGGCATAAACATTATAGATATCTTCAACCTCTTCT is from Calditrichota bacterium and encodes:
- the recO gene encoding DNA repair protein RecO, which produces MSILKSEAIVLKTHDFQETSKIVSVYSKEYGRLQLIAKGVRSPKSKFGALLDGLNYLRILYYFKETRELQFLSNAELVKVFSHLRDDLDRFSYASIIAEIIYRTQLLGERNLRLFHTIISSFEGINASENYRNYFEAFLMRFIEISGFHPKLRRCLNCGQPPRGARVYFDFDRGGYLCEKCSVNQSSQFYLSLEGLNFLLALRDYSWQNIGIITVSEQILLEIERFLLYYLKIHFEGLTTLRAVNFLRSVH
- the mgtE gene encoding magnesium transporter — encoded protein: MDTPVKQASKHDAILNEEALRETIDDLRELVDQKADHFILNILLNLHPADIAEILRYFNEDERRYIFKLLPKDIASEILTELDQPLIDELLEDLNPKEISEVLTEMDSDDATDIISELPESLAENVLSNINKEEQEEVRELLAHHSETAGGIMAKEFVAVNQDDSVDEAIQEIREKAEEVEDIYNVYAVDNFGRLVGEIPLKKLILSKPGARVKDVMDTDIISVHTDMDQEEVARIVKKYDLVSVPVVDSEDRLVGRITIDDVVDVIENEASEDMTMMAGITETDIPEMSPFKVSRSRLPWLLVAFGGEIISGYLMSRFQASIAQLISVVFFVPLIMAVGGNVGNQAAVVVIRGLATGEIALIDTRKRLFHEFLVAFINGIFLATLVFTISSLWLHDAKLGVMIGISMIVVIENAAFMGALIPFLLKKIGIDPAVATSPFITTSNDIFGLLIYFSMVTFFIKYLS